CACCGAGGTCGTCGCCTTACTGCGCGGCGAGGCGGACGACGCCGACGCCGGCACCCAGGTCTCCCTCGGCCTGGAGCGCGGTTCGCGCAACTGGAGCCGCACCCTGCGCCGGGCCACCCTCTCCACGGACTCCGTGACCGTGGGCCGGCTCCCCGACGACGCCACCGTGATCAAGGTCGCCGCCTTCACCAAGGGGGTGGGCCACGCCGTACGGACCGCCGTCGACCGGGCTCCCCGGGGCGGCGGGATCGTCCTCGACCTGCGCGGCAACTCCGGAGGCCTGGTCACCGAGGCCGTCACCGCCGCCTCCGCCTTCCTCGACGGCGGCCTCGTCGCCACGTACGACGTGAACGGCGCCCAGCGCGCCCTGCACGCCGATTCCGGCGGCGACACCGCCCGGCCCCTCGTCACCCTCGTCGACGGCGGCACGATGAGCGCCGCCGAGCTGCTCACCGGGGCCCTCCAGGACCGCGGGCGCGCCGTCGTCGTCGGGTCCAGGACCTTCGGGAAGGGCTCGGTCCAGATGCCGAGCCGGCTGCCCGACGGCTCCGTCGCCGAGCTGACCGTCGGCCACTACCGCACCCCGGCGGGCCGGTCCGTCGACGGCCGGGGCATCACGCCCGACCTGGAGGCGGACAAGAAGCCCCTGGAGCGGGCCGAGACCGTTCTGAGCGGTCTGGGCGACCCTTCGTGACGCGCCGGGCCCCCTCCCGGTAATCGGCTTTCCCCCGAGGCCCCCGGTAGTGCGAAAATGGCCAGCACTATGAGCAAGGGAATGTACGTACCGAAGGAGTCCCAGCCCAAGCAGGGAGGCCAGGCCTCCGGCAAGGCCAAGGACGGCAAGCGCAAGATCGTCGCGCAGAACAAGAAGGCACGGCACGACTACGCGATCGTCGACACCTACGAGGCCGGGCTCGTCCTGACCGGCACCGAGGTGAAGTCGCTGCGGCAGGGGCGAGCCTCGCTGACGGACGGCTTCGTCCAGATCGACGGGAACGAGGCGTGGCTGCACAACGCCCACATCCCGGAGTACAGCCAGGGCACCTGGACCAACCACACCGTCCGCCGCAAGCGGAAGCTCCTCCTGCACCGCGAGGAGATCGACAAGCTGGAGGCGAAGACCCAGGAGACGGGTCACACGATCGTTCCGCTCGCCCTGTACTTCAAGGACGGCCGGGCGAAGGCGGAGATCGCGCTCGCCCGCGGCAAGAAGGAGTACGACAAGCGGCAGACCCTGCGCGAGAAGCAGGACCGGCGCGAGTCGGACCGCGCGATCGCGGCGGCCAAGCGCAAGCAGCGCGGCCAGTGAGAGCGGCTCCGCCGGAATAGGCTGGCACCGTCGTGCGTCGGTCACGTACGATGGCACCGCACCTCACCGTGGGTGTGGGTTCCTCTTCGGAGGGCCGGGCGTCACAGGCTGGTCGGTTAAGGCGGCCACCGGAGACGCATTGATAAATCAACATGGGGATGATCGGTTTCGACAGCGGCTGTTGAAGCAGGGGAAGCGTGTCGAGGAAGCGGCAATGATCTCGTTAACCATATGTCGCAAAAAATAATCGCCAATTCCAAGAGCGATTCCCAGTCCTTCGCCCTCGCTGCCTAATAAGCAGTGAGTGAAGGACCCTTAATGGGTGTCAGCCCGGGAGTGTTCCCGACCCGGATCCTGGCATAATCTAGGGGACTAAACCATCGAGCCCGGTCACGGGGTTCGCTGGGAAATCAAACAGTGACTGAGCCCGTCGGCGACTTGTTCGCGTGATCGCCGGGGCTGAGAAAATCACAGCGAACTGCACACGGAGAAGCCCTGATTTTGCACCGTTGGACGCGGGTTCGATTCCCGCCATCTCCACTCATCCCATGTGGGCCCGGGCCCCGTCGCTTTCGAGCGGCGGGGCCCGAGTCATGTCGCGGTCCGGGGTCCGCGGTCGTCAGTACGGCGAGCGTTCCGGATACGGCGCGTTCCCCGTGTCCGACGTGGACCACCTGGTCGAGACGGACTGACCATTCCGGCGTTCGTCCTCACGTGCCGCTTCAGGGAGTCGGCGTCCGCACCCCCGTACTCCCCCTCTCCACCAGCCGAGGTGCCAACAAGGTCGCCTCCGCGACCGGTGTGCCCGCCAGTTTCCGCATCAGCAGCTCGACCGCCTGTGCGCCCACCTCCGCCGACGGGATGGCGATGGACGTGACCGGGACGGGGAGGCTCTCGGCGAGTTCGTCCGGGCAGATCGCCGTGACCGACAGATCGGCCGGCACCCGCAGGCCGAGGTGGGCGAAGGCGTCGATCAACGGTTCCAGCACGGGCTCGTTGTGGACGACCACGCCCGTCAGACCTGGTTGCTCCCGCAGGAGTTGCTCGGCCATCCGGCGTGCCGCGGCGGGGGAGGCCTCGCAGGGGTGGACGGACGACACCAGGCCGGCCCGGTCGGCGGCGGCCGTGAACCCCTCCACGACCCGTTGCGCGAACGCCGTCCCCCGCACGTACACCTCGGGCGGCGAGCCGACCAGGGCGACGACCCGGTGCCCGAGCTCCGCGAGCCGTTCCACGCAGAGTTCGCCGGCCGCCCTGAAGTCCAGGTCGATACAGGTCAGGCCCTCGGCCGCGGCCGGGAAGCCGATCAGCACCGACGGCCGGTCCAGCGCCCGCAGCAACGACAGCCGGGGATCGTGCAGTTGGACGTCCATCACGATCAGCGCGTCCACCAGCGCCGTGTCCGCGACCCGGCGCAGCCCCTCCTCCCCCTCCTCCTGCGTGAGCAGCAGCACGTCGTGGTCGTGCCGCCGTGCCTCCGTCACCACCGACACCGCGAACTGCATCACGACCGGCACATGGATGCCCGCCCGCAGCGGCACGACCAGCGCCAGGACGTTCGAGCGGCTGCTCGCGAGGGCCCGGGCGCCCGCGTGCGGCCGGTAGCCGAGGCGGCGGATGCTCTCCTCGACGCGGCGCCGGGTCTCCTCGGAGATCGGCCGTTTGCCGCTGAGCGCGTACGAGACCGTGCTGGGGGAGACCCCGGCGTGCCGGGCCACATCGGTGATCTTGACCATCAGGCGGACTCCACCTCCAGGGACAGGAAGCCGGTGCCCGCGGCGGCCCGCACCTCACGCCCGTCCACGGCCAGCCCCCAGGGGGCAGCGGGATCCGAACAGGACGCGCGCAGGGTGTTCCCCTCGCGGACGACGGTGAAGGTCACCCCGCCGACCGGCACGGTCACCCGCATGCCCCGCTCCGGCCGGTACGCGTGCAGGGTGACCCCGTCCGCGTGGTCGTAGTCGGGCCGGTCCTCCACCGACCCCACCGGGATCACCGCGCCCGGCCGCACGAGCAGCGGAACGCTGGTGAAGTCGTGCCGCTCGCGGACCCAGCGCGGCCCGGTCACCGTCCGGCCGGTGAGGAGGTGCGTCCAGACGCCCTCGGGGACGTAGTAGGTGACCTCGCCCTCGTCGCTGAAGACCGGGGCGACCAGCAGGTCGGAGCCGAGCATGTACTGCCGCTCCAGATGCGCGCACCCCGGATCGTCCGGGAACTCCAGGACCATCGCCCGCATCATCGGCACCCCCTCAGTGTGGGCGGTGCGGGCGGCCCCGTACAGATACGGCATGAGGCGGAGCTTGAGCCGGGTGAACAGCCGCAGCACGTCCACGGCCTCCTCGTCGAAGAGCCACGGCACCCGGTACGACGACGAACCGTGCAGACGGCTGTGCGAGGACAGCAGCCCGAACGCGATCCACCGCTTGAACAGCGCGGGCGACGGCGTCCCCTCGAAGCCGCCGATGTCGTGGCTCCAGAACCCGAACCCCGACATGCCGAGGCTGAGCCCGCCGCGCAGGGACTCGGCCATCGACGCGTACGTGGCCTCGCAGTCGCCGCCCCAGTGCACCGGGAACTGCTGGCTCCCCGCGGTCGCCGACCGGGCGAAGACCACGGCCTCGTGCTCCCCCCGGTGCTTGCGGAGCACGTCGAACACGGTCCGGTTGTAGAGGTACGTGTAGTAGTTGTGCATCCGCTCCGGGTCGGCGCCGTCGGCGTACGCCACGTCGACCGGGACCCGTTCGCCGAAGTCGGTCTTGAAGCAGTCGACGCCCTGGGCGAGCAGCGCCTCCAGTTTCGAGGCGTACCACGCGCGGGCGCCCGCGCTGGTGAAGTCGACCAGGGCCATGCCCGGCTGCCACAGGTCCCACTGCCAGACGCTCCCGTCGGGTCTGCGGAGCAGGTGCCCGAGTTCGCGGCCCTCCGCGAACAGCGGTGAGCGCTGGGCGATGTAGGGGTTGATCCAGACGCTGATCCGCAGCCCCTTGTCCTTCAGGCGCGCCAGCATCGCCTCCGGGTCCGGGAACACCCGCGGGTCCCACCGGAAGTCGCACCAGTTGAACTCGCGCATCCAGAAGCAGTCGAAGTGGAAGACGGACAGCGGCAGTTCACGGTCGCGCATGCCGTCGATGAAGGAGGTGACGGTCGCCTCGTCGTAGGAGGTGGTGAACGACGTCGAGAGCCACAGCCCGAACGACCAGGGCGGCGGGAGGGCCGGCCGGCCGGTCAGCTCCGTGTACCGGCGCAGGATGTCCTTCGGCGTCGGGCCGTGGATGACGTAGTACGTCAACTGCTGGGTCTCCGCGCTGAACTGGACCCGGGAGACCGCCTCGGAGCCGACCTCGAAGGAGACCCGGCCCGGGTGGTCCACGAACACGCCGTAGCCCGCGTCCGTCAGATAGAACGGCACGTTCTTGTAGGCCTGTTCGGTGGCCGTGCCGCCGTCCGCGTTCCACATGTCCACGACCTGGCCGTTCTTGGCCAGGGGGCCGAACCGTTCGCCGAGGCCGAAGACCTGGGTGCCGACCCCGAGGTTCAGCTGCTCGCGCAGGTAGTGGGCGCCGTCCGCGTCCCGCATGATGCCCATGCCCTTGGGGCCGCTGCTGGTGAGCGTGCGGCCGTTCGCGCGGAAGTCGACGTGCCAGGGCGCGGTGCGGTCCACCCGGACGGACAGCGCGCCCGCGGTGAGTGTGGCGTGCGTGTCGTCGTACTCCACCAGCGGCTCGAACTCGCCCGTCCGTACCTCGAAATGGGGCCCCCGCGACCGCTCGCCCTGGAAGTGGGTGAACGTGACGCCGATGACGTCGGGCATCGGCGCGTGCGCGCTGATCGTCACGACCGGTCCCTTCAGCAGGTCCCCGCGGTGCCGGATGGGCTGCGTGGGTGCGTGGATCTCCAGGCCGTCCGGACCAGCGGTCACGTCGAGGACCTCGACCGGGTGAGCGGCGGTGACACCGTCGCGCAGCAGCCAGTAGCCGTCCGTGAACTTCACTGTCGTACCCCTTACTTGACTGCGCCGACGGCGATACCGCGGGTCAGGGTCCGCTGGAAGAGGAGGAAGAAGACGATGGCGGGCAGGACGCCCAGCAGGGCGGCCGCGTTCGTCATGGTGGCGTCCATCAGACGCTGCCCCTGGAGGACACCGAGGGCCACCGACACCGTCTGGTTGTCGTTCGAGATCAGCATGACCAGCGGCAGCAGGAACTCGTTCCACGTCCAGATGAAGAAGAAGACGAGGAGCACACCGATCGTCGGCCGGCTGACCGGCACCACGATCCGCCACAGCACCTGCCACCGGCTCGCCCCGTCGATCCGGGCGGCCTCGATGATCTCGCGCGGGAACCGCCCGAGCACCGAGGAGAGGAGATAGGTGCCGAACGCCGCCTGGATCACCGTGAACACGATGATCACGCTGAGCCGGGTGTCGTAGAGGCCGGCCTGCTTGCTCAGGTAGTACACCGGGTAGACCAGCGCCTCCTGCGGCAGCGTGTTCGCGAGGACGAAGAACGCCAGCACCCAGGTGCGGCCCCTGATCCGCCCGATGCCGATCGCGTACGCGTTCAGGACGGACAGCACGGCGGCACCCGCCGCCACCGAGCCCGAGATCAGCACCGAGTTGAGGAGCTTGCGCCCGAAGTCGACGCGCTCCCAGAAGTCCTTCAGGCCGTCGAGGTAGAGGCCGTGCGGGAGGCTCAGCGGGCCGTGCTCGGCGTACTCCGCGGGCGACTTGACCGCGTTGAGCGCGACGACGACGAAGGGCAGCACCATGAACAGGGCACCGACGACGAGCGCCAGCAGCACCGGATACCTGCGCAGCGCGGTCATCGGCCGCCCCCTTCCTCGGCGTTCTCGGCCCGCGACTGGAACCCCAGCGCGACCAGCGCGAGGGCCAGGATGACGACGGTCAGGACGGTGGAGATCGCGGCGCCGTAGCCGACCTGGGTCTTCTCGAAGAACGTCGTGAAGGAGAAGTAGGACGGCACGTCGGTGGCGCCGCCCGGACCCCCCTTGGTCAGCACGTACACCGCCCCGAACACCTTGAGCGCCGCGATCGTGCACCACAGCAGCACGACGGAGATCTCCGGGCGGATCTGCGGCAGCGTGATGTGCCAGAAGCGTCGCCACCAGCCCGCGCCGTCCAGTTCGGCGGCCTCGTACAACTGCGGGTCCACGCGCTGCAGGCCCGCCATGAAGACGACGAGCGGGAAGCCGATCTGCACCCACACCATCACGCCCATGACGCTGTACAGCGCGATGTCCGGATCGCCCAGCCAGTCCTGCTGCCAGGACCCGAGGCCGACCGCCTTCAGCAGGTCGTTGAGCGAGCCGTCCTCGGGCGCCAGGATCCAGCTCCACACGATGCCGGCGACCGCGATCGGCAGGACCTGCGGGAGATAGAAACAGGCACGCAGCACGGAGGCCGTCCGCGACCCGAAATGCTTGCCGACGAAGTCGAACAGGGCCGCCGCCAGCACGAGTCCGAGCGCGGTCGGTACGACGGCCATCGCGACGACCATGAACAGGCTGTGCCGGAACGACGCCCAGAACTCCGCGTCGCCCATCAGCTCCCGGTAGTTGGCGAGCCCCGTGAAGTGCGGGGTGCCCACCCCTTGCCAGTCGGTGAAGCTCACCCCGGTGTTCATCAGGAACGGCGCGACGACCACCACGAGGAACCCGGCGAACCCAGGGACGAGGAAGAGGGCGTAGGAGGAGCCCGGGCGGCGCGGGCGCGACGCTCCACCGCGCCGCCCGCGCGCCACCCGGACACTCCGCTCGACGGTGGCCGTCATGTCTTCGGTACGCCCTTGTCGTACGCCTTCTGCAACGCCGACAGGTAGTCGTCCGGCTTCTCGCTCCCGGTGATCAGCTTCTGCGTCTCCGAGACCAGGACGTCGTAGAAACCGGCGACGGGCCAGTCCGGATAGAAGGCGAGACCGTCCTTGCCGGACAGGGAGT
The window above is part of the Streptomyces sp. NBC_01428 genome. Proteins encoded here:
- the smpB gene encoding SsrA-binding protein SmpB, which translates into the protein MSKGMYVPKESQPKQGGQASGKAKDGKRKIVAQNKKARHDYAIVDTYEAGLVLTGTEVKSLRQGRASLTDGFVQIDGNEAWLHNAHIPEYSQGTWTNHTVRRKRKLLLHREEIDKLEAKTQETGHTIVPLALYFKDGRAKAEIALARGKKEYDKRQTLREKQDRRESDRAIAAAKRKQRGQ
- a CDS encoding S41 family peptidase, with amino-acid sequence MSGRDPFCEPRRMCRGAALTLVFASVLAAGAATGSFSDGAPKAAGDGPRPAPARHQETVTRAAAEAMADGKSPMEAAERAVSRSGDRWGAVYSQGEYEEFEEALDGRYTGVGLWARRERDGRIEVTRVASGSPAAAAGIHEGDLLRSVDGTRVDGRPVTEVVALLRGEADDADAGTQVSLGLERGSRNWSRTLRRATLSTDSVTVGRLPDDATVIKVAAFTKGVGHAVRTAVDRAPRGGGIVLDLRGNSGGLVTEAVTAASAFLDGGLVATYDVNGAQRALHADSGGDTARPLVTLVDGGTMSAAELLTGALQDRGRAVVVGSRTFGKGSVQMPSRLPDGSVAELTVGHYRTPAGRSVDGRGITPDLEADKKPLERAETVLSGLGDPS
- a CDS encoding LacI family DNA-binding transcriptional regulator, translated to MVKITDVARHAGVSPSTVSYALSGKRPISEETRRRVEESIRRLGYRPHAGARALASSRSNVLALVVPLRAGIHVPVVMQFAVSVVTEARRHDHDVLLLTQEEGEEGLRRVADTALVDALIVMDVQLHDPRLSLLRALDRPSVLIGFPAAAEGLTCIDLDFRAAGELCVERLAELGHRVVALVGSPPEVYVRGTAFAQRVVEGFTAAADRAGLVSSVHPCEASPAAARRMAEQLLREQPGLTGVVVHNEPVLEPLIDAFAHLGLRVPADLSVTAICPDELAESLPVPVTSIAIPSAEVGAQAVELLMRKLAGTPVAEATLLAPRLVERGSTGVRTPTP
- a CDS encoding carbohydrate ABC transporter permease; the encoded protein is MTATVERSVRVARGRRGGASRPRRPGSSYALFLVPGFAGFLVVVVAPFLMNTGVSFTDWQGVGTPHFTGLANYRELMGDAEFWASFRHSLFMVVAMAVVPTALGLVLAAALFDFVGKHFGSRTASVLRACFYLPQVLPIAVAGIVWSWILAPEDGSLNDLLKAVGLGSWQQDWLGDPDIALYSVMGVMVWVQIGFPLVVFMAGLQRVDPQLYEAAELDGAGWWRRFWHITLPQIRPEISVVLLWCTIAALKVFGAVYVLTKGGPGGATDVPSYFSFTTFFEKTQVGYGAAISTVLTVVILALALVALGFQSRAENAEEGGGR
- the yicI gene encoding alpha-xylosidase, producing the protein MKFTDGYWLLRDGVTAAHPVEVLDVTAGPDGLEIHAPTQPIRHRGDLLKGPVVTISAHAPMPDVIGVTFTHFQGERSRGPHFEVRTGEFEPLVEYDDTHATLTAGALSVRVDRTAPWHVDFRANGRTLTSSGPKGMGIMRDADGAHYLREQLNLGVGTQVFGLGERFGPLAKNGQVVDMWNADGGTATEQAYKNVPFYLTDAGYGVFVDHPGRVSFEVGSEAVSRVQFSAETQQLTYYVIHGPTPKDILRRYTELTGRPALPPPWSFGLWLSTSFTTSYDEATVTSFIDGMRDRELPLSVFHFDCFWMREFNWCDFRWDPRVFPDPEAMLARLKDKGLRISVWINPYIAQRSPLFAEGRELGHLLRRPDGSVWQWDLWQPGMALVDFTSAGARAWYASKLEALLAQGVDCFKTDFGERVPVDVAYADGADPERMHNYYTYLYNRTVFDVLRKHRGEHEAVVFARSATAGSQQFPVHWGGDCEATYASMAESLRGGLSLGMSGFGFWSHDIGGFEGTPSPALFKRWIAFGLLSSHSRLHGSSSYRVPWLFDEEAVDVLRLFTRLKLRLMPYLYGAARTAHTEGVPMMRAMVLEFPDDPGCAHLERQYMLGSDLLVAPVFSDEGEVTYYVPEGVWTHLLTGRTVTGPRWVRERHDFTSVPLLVRPGAVIPVGSVEDRPDYDHADGVTLHAYRPERGMRVTVPVGGVTFTVVREGNTLRASCSDPAAPWGLAVDGREVRAAAGTGFLSLEVESA
- a CDS encoding carbohydrate ABC transporter permease: MTALRRYPVLLALVVGALFMVLPFVVVALNAVKSPAEYAEHGPLSLPHGLYLDGLKDFWERVDFGRKLLNSVLISGSVAAGAAVLSVLNAYAIGIGRIRGRTWVLAFFVLANTLPQEALVYPVYYLSKQAGLYDTRLSVIIVFTVIQAAFGTYLLSSVLGRFPREIIEAARIDGASRWQVLWRIVVPVSRPTIGVLLVFFFIWTWNEFLLPLVMLISNDNQTVSVALGVLQGQRLMDATMTNAAALLGVLPAIVFFLLFQRTLTRGIAVGAVK